A region of Caldanaerobius fijiensis DSM 17918 DNA encodes the following proteins:
- a CDS encoding DUF2922 domain-containing protein — translation MKTLIMVFRNSIGRLVRISVDNVRDDITEADIKNAMGTLVAKNVFEISNGELKEPISASIVTTQTQEFDLVL, via the coding sequence TTGAAAACCCTTATAATGGTGTTTAGAAACTCCATAGGCCGTTTAGTGAGGATAAGCGTAGACAATGTCAGAGACGATATCACCGAAGCCGATATAAAAAACGCGATGGGTACGCTGGTGGCAAAAAACGTCTTTGAAATATCCAATGGCGAATTAAAAGAGCCCATAAGCGCCAGCATCGTCACCACACAGACTCAGGAATTCGATCTCGTGTTGTAA